One region of Daphnia pulicaria isolate SC F1-1A chromosome 7, SC_F0-13Bv2, whole genome shotgun sequence genomic DNA includes:
- the LOC124350530 gene encoding uncharacterized protein LOC124350530 isoform X1, which yields MTNMSRILPLLLLSVLLVNGQIPKRDSSDTLDDSFWTEETSVGDVEKLLKEHRENQDLVRSIGGSHYQIVFPVQLRHREKMGISTREIGATKTMERPSESSRMNERYSTQQQTGKHYHRTSLLIKAFSHKFRLDLELNSQLLAPNLIQKHFLPGGVEQFSKQEIEHCYYHGTVKDYPGAVAAFRTCSGVSGIIHIGNETFVIHPFYGGDLSQRKHPHVIFEARTKVKQMCANTGMLEYGLRSGNYRGGGGGGKGQSKQPKSNERQKRDVREVTKYVETALVLDKAMFEKRNGSRRIEVVQDAIQIANIADLYFRTLNTRVSVVYIETWASENQAPVDRSQDIHRALLNFNDYISRKLYNVIKDTTQLLSGETFSGGSGMAAPDTICTPRSVGLSVDINPYEPHLVAGTMAHMIGHNIGMGHDDGRDECHCGDWHGCIMSQSIMGLESVQPYKFSECSLSDYIEKLKIGHSICLFNRPNQLEDFRTCGNGVVEDGEECDCGTIEECHDSDPCCDPITCKLTAEAECASGPCCDDCKLRPKGYLCRDATNECDLPEICNGRSGQCPLDIYKKNGNQCEINKGYCFNGVCPTLDSQCRLIWGDGGLSGDRKCFEQFNSQGSINGHCGQDAHNNYIRCDAEHVMCGSLQCQMGTRYPIVAGMDQMYSRTLVSMAGREFECKITSGTVAAADLPDLGIVRDGTPCGNSLICMNKTCSSIYPHIDRSKCPSNNVALDCSGHGVCSNINSCFCDAGWTGHDCSTQTNDSYIRSGFQSGDKMGAAEASERDSANAGALGTGAPPPLNGVTTLMPEAQTSNSKTTSYVDRSGHSTVFMVVMLVSVVGGVFIVFALMALCYRSVVVHRNLSLCLRRKSTMPKYDPPYLKRPLVNASGQMMTLPKPPGGGGGGGGNAGGAGPSGNMGAAGPSGINNATGNHHHAANMSTDALSLEAGAKGISFGTMPSYNNRFPGAGNVQLQQHQHHHHQHQQHQQQQQHIVQHMKQRQHPHMDGISSASHSHVNSPNSTPAHHGISNHIMQASASEDETLQSGEDEGTAFLDGMLPQSNNLSGSGMNKQPEKGILKKSGGGVYGSVGGGGGIGSSQQQLGGGGGGGHGGPSLTLPLGRMNSGSSMMMNKEKWSEESQSDNQEVMSVLLSPDGGSSRISDRLAASSLSDVERTLKSLNGYHEDILQALRSAAASQRSASTASLSDELRKSFAESYADYFPPPDYLSMRSLNNHDKHGGVGGRGGVMGPGSSVSSTSERLPGLASPLPGGGSLGVGAHGGGDSGDEGDLVPPCGPIRIRNLEDLIRQLERHSARHTSPNGSEDIRMSETEADRHYRLMEAAAGGGVPGLGASDSQAGSDALRFVYGRYRQPTSVPGISLYETTSNENNHDHHDDIKHGGHGGDPGDSDESDSDVVLGADQAGLFIDDPLMGHQPEGPDELGYGPPLSPSGNSDESYTIDDGGTTTVSSSYPSGSRSAVSTGEDPLRAAAAVAAAASAVDVIAASHPQVRPAKFPEYKH from the exons ACTATGGAGCGACCGTCTGAATCTAGCAGGATGAATGAACGCTACAGCACTCAG CAACAGACGGGCAAGCACTACCACCGGACGTCGCTCCTGATCAAAGCTTTCAGCCACAAGTTCCGGCTGGACTTGGAATTGAACTC GCAGCTGTTGGCACCCAACTTGATCCAGAAGCATTTTCTGCCCGGCGGAGTTGAACAGTTCTCCAAACAG GAAATCGAGCACTGCTACTACCACGGAACGGTCAAGGACTATCCAGGAGCCGTGGCGGCCTTCCGGACGTGCAGCGGAGTCAGCGGAATCATCCACATTGGCAACGAGACGTTCGTGATCCATCCGTTTTACGGCGGTGATCTCTCG CAGAGGAAACACCCTCACGTCATCTTCGAGGCCCGGACCAAAGTTAAGCAAATGTGCGCCAACACGGGCATGCTCGAGTACGGCCTCCGCTCGGGCAACTAccgcggtggtggcggcggtggcaaAGGTCAGTCCAAACAGCCGAAATCCAACGAGCGACAAAAGAGGGACGTCCGCGAAGTGACCAAATACGTCGAAACGGCCCTGGTCCTCGACAAAGCCATG TTTGAGAAGCGCAACGGCAGCCGACGGATCGAAGTCGTCCAGGACGCCATTCAAATCGCCAATATCGCCGACCTG TATTTCCGGACGCTCAACACCCGCGTTTCGGTCGTGTACATTGAGACGTGGGCCAGCGAGAACCAGGCGCCGGTCGACCGGTCCCAGGACATCCACCGGGCCCTCCTCAACTTTAACGACTACATTTCGCGCAAACTCTACAATGTCATCAAGGACACCACTCAACTTTTGTC CGGAGAGACTTTTTCCGGAGGGTCGGGAATGGCGGCGCCGGACACGATTTGCACGCCCAGATCGGTGGGGCTGAGCGTCGACATCAACCCGTACGAGCCTCACCTGGTGGCCGGCACCATGGCCCACATGATCGGCCACAACATTGGCATGGGTCACGACGACGGCC GTGACGAATGCCATTGCGGAGATTGGCACGGCTGCATCATGTCTCAATCGATCATGGGCCTGGAAAGCGTCCAGCCCTACAAGTTCTCCGAGTGCAGCCTCTCCGACTACATCGAGAAGCTGAAAATCGGCCATAGCATCTGCCTCTTCAACCGGCCCAATCAG ctGGAGGACTTCCGCACTTGCGGCAATGGCGTCGTCGAGGATGGAGAGGAATGCGATTGCGGAACGATCGAGGAGTGTCACGATTCCGATCCTTGTTGCGATCCCATCACGTGCAAATTGACGGCAGAAGCCGAATGCGCTTCCGGACCGTGTTGCGACGATTGCAAA TTGAGACCGAAAGGCTATCTCTGTCGGGATGCCACCAACGAGTGCGACTTGCCGGAAATTTGTAACGGGCGTTCGGGTCAGTGTCCGCTGGACATTTACAAGAAGAACGGCAACCAGTGCGAGATCAATAAAGGCTACTGCTTCAATGGCGTCTGCCCGACCCTGGACAGCCAATGCCGACTCATTTGGGGCGACG GCGGACTTTCGGGCGACCGCAAGTGTTTCGAGCAGTTCAATTCGCAAGGATCAATCAACGGCCATTGTGGCCAGGATGCCCACAACAATTACATTCGCTGCGATGCGGAGCACGTCATGTGCGGATCGCTGCAATGCCAAATGGGAACGCGCTACCCCATCGTCGCCGGAATGGATCAAATGTATTCGAGGACTCTGGTCTCCATGGCCGGACGGGAATTCGAGTGCAa GATCACCAGCGGGACCGTTGCGGCTGCCGATCTGCCGGATTTGGGGATTGTGCGGGACGGAACTCCTTGCGGAAACAGTCTG ATTTGCATGAACAAGACGTGCAGCAGCATTTACCCGCACATCGACCGGTCGAAATGTCCCAGCAACAACGTGGCGCTGGATTGCTCCGGCCACGGCGTTTGCTCCAACATCAACTCGTGTTTCTGCGACGCCGGATGGACTGGCCACGATTGCTCGACCCAGACCAACGACAGTTACATCCGCAGTGGCTTCCAGTCCGGCGACAAGATGGGCGCCGCCGAGGCCTCCGAACGCGATTCGGCCAACGCTGGGGCCCTGGGCACGGGGGCTCCTCCGCCACTCAACGGCGTCACCACCCTCATGCCGGAAGCGCAAACCAGCAACAGCAAAACCACCTCCTACG TAGACCGAAGTGGTCACAGCACGGTGTTcatggtggtgatgctggtctCGGTAGTAGGGGGCGTATTTATCGTCTTTGCCCTAATGGCCCTCTGCTACAGGTCAGTGGTGGTACACAGAAACCTCTCCCTTTGCCTCAG AAGGAAGAGCACGATGCCCAAATATGATCCGCCCTATTTGAAGCGGCCCCTTGTCAACGCTTCCGGACAAATGATGACTTTGCCCAAGCCGCCGGGCGGgggaggtggaggaggaggcaaTGCCGGAGGAGCCGGTCCGTCTGGTAACATGGGAGCTGCTGGGCCTTCGGGCATTAATAACGCCACGGGCAATCACCATCACGCGGCCAACATGTCGACGGATGCCCTTTCACTGGAAGCCGGTGCTAAAGGCATTTCCTTCGGCACTATGCCTTCCTACAA CAATCGATTTCCCGGTGCTGGAAACGTCCAGCTtcagcagcaccagcaccatcaccaccagcatcaacagcaccagcagcagcagcagcacattgTCCAGCACATGAAGCAGCGCCAGCATCCGCACATGGACGGCATCAGTTCGGCGTCGCACAGTCACGTCAACAGTCCCAATTCGACGCCGGCCCATCACGGCATCAGCAACCACATCATGCAGGCGTCGGCCAGCGAGGACGAGACCCTCCAGTCGGGCGAGGACGAAGGGACGGCCTTCCTGGACGGCATGCTGCCGCAGTCCAACAATTTGTCCGGCTCCGGAATGAACAAGCAGCCGGAAAAGGGCATCTTGAAGAAATCGGGTGGAGGAGTTTACGGTTCGGTTGGCGGAGGCGGCGGAATCGGCTCatctcagcagcagctgggcggcggtggtggtggtggacacGGAGGGCCGTCGCTGACCCTACCCCTGGGCCGGATGAACAGCGGCTCGTCCATGATGATGAACAAGGAAAAGTGGAGCGAAGAGTCGCAGTCGGACAACCAGGAAGTCATGTCCGTCTTGCTGTCGCCGGATGGCGGAAGCAGCCGGATCAGCGACCGGTTGGCGGCGTCCAGCCTGTCGGACGTTGAGCGAACTCTCAAGAGCCTCAATGGATACCACGAAGACATCCTTCAA GCTCTGCGGAGTGCGGCTGCCAGCCAACGAAGTGCCAGTACGGCCAGCTTGTCGGATGAGTTGCGGAAGTCGTTTGCCGAGTCGTACGCCGACTATTTCCCTCCGCCCGACTACCTGTCCATGCGGAGTCTCAACAATCACGACAAGCACGGCGGAGTGGGCGGACGTGGCGGCGTCATGGGCCCCGGCAGCAGCGTCAGCAGCACCAGCGAGAGATTGCCCGGCCTGGCCAGCCCGCTGCCCGGCGGAGGCTCGCTGGGCGTCGGCGCCCACGGCGGCGGAGACAGCGGAGACGAGGGCGACCTGGTCCCACCGTGCGGTCCGATCCGCATCCGCAATTTGGAGGACCTCATCCGCCAGCTGGAGCGGCACAGCGCCCGGCACACGAGCCCCAACGGCTCCGAGGACATCCGCATGTCGGAAACGGAAGCCGACCGACACTACCGGCTGATGGAAGCGGCGGCAGGAGGCGGCGTGCCCGGTTTAGGAGCTTCTGATTCCCAAGCAGG TAGCGATGCCTTGCGGTTCGTCTACGGCCGTTACCGACAGCCGACCTCCGTGCCGGGCATCAGCCTTTACGAAACAACCAGCAACGAGAATAATCACGACCACCACGACGACATCAAACACGGCGGACACGGCGGCGATCCGGGCGATTCCGACGAGAGCGATAG TGACGTCGTGCTGGGGGCGGATCAGGCGGGACTCTTCATCGACGATCCGCTGATGGGACATCAGCCGGAAGGACCGGACGAACTCGGATACGGACCGCCGCTGTCGCCGTCGGGAAACTCTGACGAATCTTACACCATCGACGACGGAGGGACGACGACCGTGTCGTCCTCTTATCCATCGGGATCCCGTTCGGCCGTCAGCACCGGAGAGGATCCTCTGCGGGCGGCGGCCGCCGTTGCTGCTGCAGCGTCGGCAGTCGACGTCATCGCCGCTTCTCATCCGCAAGTTCGACCGGCCAAATTCCCCGAATACAAACACTAA
- the LOC124350530 gene encoding uncharacterized protein LOC124350530 isoform X3, whose translation MTNMSRILPLLLLSVLLVNGQIPKRDSSDTLDDSFWTEETSVGDVEKLLKEHRENQDLVRSIGGSHYQIVFPVQLRHREKMGISTREIGATKTMERPSESSRMNERYSTQQQTGKHYHRTSLLIKAFSHKFRLDLELNSQLLAPNLIQKHFLPGGVEQFSKQEIEHCYYHGTVKDYPGAVAAFRTCSGVSGIIHIGNETFVIHPFYGGDLSRKHPHVIFEARTKVKQMCANTGMLEYGLRSGNYRGGGGGGKGQSKQPKSNERQKRDVREVTKYVETALVLDKAMFEKRNGSRRIEVVQDAIQIANIADLYFRTLNTRVSVVYIETWASENQAPVDRSQDIHRALLNFNDYISRKLYNVIKDTTQLLSGETFSGGSGMAAPDTICTPRSVGLSVDINPYEPHLVAGTMAHMIGHNIGMGHDDGRDECHCGDWHGCIMSQSIMGLESVQPYKFSECSLSDYIEKLKIGHSICLFNRPNQLEDFRTCGNGVVEDGEECDCGTIEECHDSDPCCDPITCKLTAEAECASGPCCDDCKLRPKGYLCRDATNECDLPEICNGRSGQCPLDIYKKNGNQCEINKGYCFNGVCPTLDSQCRLIWGDGGLSGDRKCFEQFNSQGSINGHCGQDAHNNYIRCDAEHVMCGSLQCQMGTRYPIVAGMDQMYSRTLVSMAGREFECKITSGTVAAADLPDLGIVRDGTPCGNSLICMNKTCSSIYPHIDRSKCPSNNVALDCSGHGVCSNINSCFCDAGWTGHDCSTQTNDSYIRSGFQSGDKMGAAEASERDSANAGALGTGAPPPLNGVTTLMPEAQTSNSKTTSYVDRSGHSTVFMVVMLVSVVGGVFIVFALMALCYRSVVVHRNLSLCLRRKSTMPKYDPPYLKRPLVNASGQMMTLPKPPGGGGGGGGNAGGAGPSGNMGAAGPSGINNATGNHHHAANMSTDALSLEAGAKGISFGTMPSYNNRFPGAGNVQLQQHQHHHHQHQQHQQQQQHIVQHMKQRQHPHMDGISSASHSHVNSPNSTPAHHGISNHIMQASASEDETLQSGEDEGTAFLDGMLPQSNNLSGSGMNKQPEKGILKKSGGGVYGSVGGGGGIGSSQQQLGGGGGGGHGGPSLTLPLGRMNSGSSMMMNKEKWSEESQSDNQEVMSVLLSPDGGSSRISDRLAASSLSDVERTLKSLNGYHEDILQALRSAAASQRSASTASLSDELRKSFAESYADYFPPPDYLSMRSLNNHDKHGGVGGRGGVMGPGSSVSSTSERLPGLASPLPGGGSLGVGAHGGGDSGDEGDLVPPCGPIRIRNLEDLIRQLERHSARHTSPNGSEDIRMSETEADRHYRLMEAAAGGGVPGLGASDSQAGSDALRFVYGRYRQPTSVPGISLYETTSNENNHDHHDDIKHGGHGGDPGDSDESDSDVVLGADQAGLFIDDPLMGHQPEGPDELGYGPPLSPSGNSDESYTIDDGGTTTVSSSYPSGSRSAVSTGEDPLRAAAAVAAAASAVDVIAASHPQVRPAKFPEYKH comes from the exons ACTATGGAGCGACCGTCTGAATCTAGCAGGATGAATGAACGCTACAGCACTCAG CAACAGACGGGCAAGCACTACCACCGGACGTCGCTCCTGATCAAAGCTTTCAGCCACAAGTTCCGGCTGGACTTGGAATTGAACTC GCAGCTGTTGGCACCCAACTTGATCCAGAAGCATTTTCTGCCCGGCGGAGTTGAACAGTTCTCCAAACAG GAAATCGAGCACTGCTACTACCACGGAACGGTCAAGGACTATCCAGGAGCCGTGGCGGCCTTCCGGACGTGCAGCGGAGTCAGCGGAATCATCCACATTGGCAACGAGACGTTCGTGATCCATCCGTTTTACGGCGGTGATCTCTCG AGGAAACACCCTCACGTCATCTTCGAGGCCCGGACCAAAGTTAAGCAAATGTGCGCCAACACGGGCATGCTCGAGTACGGCCTCCGCTCGGGCAACTAccgcggtggtggcggcggtggcaaAGGTCAGTCCAAACAGCCGAAATCCAACGAGCGACAAAAGAGGGACGTCCGCGAAGTGACCAAATACGTCGAAACGGCCCTGGTCCTCGACAAAGCCATG TTTGAGAAGCGCAACGGCAGCCGACGGATCGAAGTCGTCCAGGACGCCATTCAAATCGCCAATATCGCCGACCTG TATTTCCGGACGCTCAACACCCGCGTTTCGGTCGTGTACATTGAGACGTGGGCCAGCGAGAACCAGGCGCCGGTCGACCGGTCCCAGGACATCCACCGGGCCCTCCTCAACTTTAACGACTACATTTCGCGCAAACTCTACAATGTCATCAAGGACACCACTCAACTTTTGTC CGGAGAGACTTTTTCCGGAGGGTCGGGAATGGCGGCGCCGGACACGATTTGCACGCCCAGATCGGTGGGGCTGAGCGTCGACATCAACCCGTACGAGCCTCACCTGGTGGCCGGCACCATGGCCCACATGATCGGCCACAACATTGGCATGGGTCACGACGACGGCC GTGACGAATGCCATTGCGGAGATTGGCACGGCTGCATCATGTCTCAATCGATCATGGGCCTGGAAAGCGTCCAGCCCTACAAGTTCTCCGAGTGCAGCCTCTCCGACTACATCGAGAAGCTGAAAATCGGCCATAGCATCTGCCTCTTCAACCGGCCCAATCAG ctGGAGGACTTCCGCACTTGCGGCAATGGCGTCGTCGAGGATGGAGAGGAATGCGATTGCGGAACGATCGAGGAGTGTCACGATTCCGATCCTTGTTGCGATCCCATCACGTGCAAATTGACGGCAGAAGCCGAATGCGCTTCCGGACCGTGTTGCGACGATTGCAAA TTGAGACCGAAAGGCTATCTCTGTCGGGATGCCACCAACGAGTGCGACTTGCCGGAAATTTGTAACGGGCGTTCGGGTCAGTGTCCGCTGGACATTTACAAGAAGAACGGCAACCAGTGCGAGATCAATAAAGGCTACTGCTTCAATGGCGTCTGCCCGACCCTGGACAGCCAATGCCGACTCATTTGGGGCGACG GCGGACTTTCGGGCGACCGCAAGTGTTTCGAGCAGTTCAATTCGCAAGGATCAATCAACGGCCATTGTGGCCAGGATGCCCACAACAATTACATTCGCTGCGATGCGGAGCACGTCATGTGCGGATCGCTGCAATGCCAAATGGGAACGCGCTACCCCATCGTCGCCGGAATGGATCAAATGTATTCGAGGACTCTGGTCTCCATGGCCGGACGGGAATTCGAGTGCAa GATCACCAGCGGGACCGTTGCGGCTGCCGATCTGCCGGATTTGGGGATTGTGCGGGACGGAACTCCTTGCGGAAACAGTCTG ATTTGCATGAACAAGACGTGCAGCAGCATTTACCCGCACATCGACCGGTCGAAATGTCCCAGCAACAACGTGGCGCTGGATTGCTCCGGCCACGGCGTTTGCTCCAACATCAACTCGTGTTTCTGCGACGCCGGATGGACTGGCCACGATTGCTCGACCCAGACCAACGACAGTTACATCCGCAGTGGCTTCCAGTCCGGCGACAAGATGGGCGCCGCCGAGGCCTCCGAACGCGATTCGGCCAACGCTGGGGCCCTGGGCACGGGGGCTCCTCCGCCACTCAACGGCGTCACCACCCTCATGCCGGAAGCGCAAACCAGCAACAGCAAAACCACCTCCTACG TAGACCGAAGTGGTCACAGCACGGTGTTcatggtggtgatgctggtctCGGTAGTAGGGGGCGTATTTATCGTCTTTGCCCTAATGGCCCTCTGCTACAGGTCAGTGGTGGTACACAGAAACCTCTCCCTTTGCCTCAG AAGGAAGAGCACGATGCCCAAATATGATCCGCCCTATTTGAAGCGGCCCCTTGTCAACGCTTCCGGACAAATGATGACTTTGCCCAAGCCGCCGGGCGGgggaggtggaggaggaggcaaTGCCGGAGGAGCCGGTCCGTCTGGTAACATGGGAGCTGCTGGGCCTTCGGGCATTAATAACGCCACGGGCAATCACCATCACGCGGCCAACATGTCGACGGATGCCCTTTCACTGGAAGCCGGTGCTAAAGGCATTTCCTTCGGCACTATGCCTTCCTACAA CAATCGATTTCCCGGTGCTGGAAACGTCCAGCTtcagcagcaccagcaccatcaccaccagcatcaacagcaccagcagcagcagcagcacattgTCCAGCACATGAAGCAGCGCCAGCATCCGCACATGGACGGCATCAGTTCGGCGTCGCACAGTCACGTCAACAGTCCCAATTCGACGCCGGCCCATCACGGCATCAGCAACCACATCATGCAGGCGTCGGCCAGCGAGGACGAGACCCTCCAGTCGGGCGAGGACGAAGGGACGGCCTTCCTGGACGGCATGCTGCCGCAGTCCAACAATTTGTCCGGCTCCGGAATGAACAAGCAGCCGGAAAAGGGCATCTTGAAGAAATCGGGTGGAGGAGTTTACGGTTCGGTTGGCGGAGGCGGCGGAATCGGCTCatctcagcagcagctgggcggcggtggtggtggtggacacGGAGGGCCGTCGCTGACCCTACCCCTGGGCCGGATGAACAGCGGCTCGTCCATGATGATGAACAAGGAAAAGTGGAGCGAAGAGTCGCAGTCGGACAACCAGGAAGTCATGTCCGTCTTGCTGTCGCCGGATGGCGGAAGCAGCCGGATCAGCGACCGGTTGGCGGCGTCCAGCCTGTCGGACGTTGAGCGAACTCTCAAGAGCCTCAATGGATACCACGAAGACATCCTTCAA GCTCTGCGGAGTGCGGCTGCCAGCCAACGAAGTGCCAGTACGGCCAGCTTGTCGGATGAGTTGCGGAAGTCGTTTGCCGAGTCGTACGCCGACTATTTCCCTCCGCCCGACTACCTGTCCATGCGGAGTCTCAACAATCACGACAAGCACGGCGGAGTGGGCGGACGTGGCGGCGTCATGGGCCCCGGCAGCAGCGTCAGCAGCACCAGCGAGAGATTGCCCGGCCTGGCCAGCCCGCTGCCCGGCGGAGGCTCGCTGGGCGTCGGCGCCCACGGCGGCGGAGACAGCGGAGACGAGGGCGACCTGGTCCCACCGTGCGGTCCGATCCGCATCCGCAATTTGGAGGACCTCATCCGCCAGCTGGAGCGGCACAGCGCCCGGCACACGAGCCCCAACGGCTCCGAGGACATCCGCATGTCGGAAACGGAAGCCGACCGACACTACCGGCTGATGGAAGCGGCGGCAGGAGGCGGCGTGCCCGGTTTAGGAGCTTCTGATTCCCAAGCAGG TAGCGATGCCTTGCGGTTCGTCTACGGCCGTTACCGACAGCCGACCTCCGTGCCGGGCATCAGCCTTTACGAAACAACCAGCAACGAGAATAATCACGACCACCACGACGACATCAAACACGGCGGACACGGCGGCGATCCGGGCGATTCCGACGAGAGCGATAG TGACGTCGTGCTGGGGGCGGATCAGGCGGGACTCTTCATCGACGATCCGCTGATGGGACATCAGCCGGAAGGACCGGACGAACTCGGATACGGACCGCCGCTGTCGCCGTCGGGAAACTCTGACGAATCTTACACCATCGACGACGGAGGGACGACGACCGTGTCGTCCTCTTATCCATCGGGATCCCGTTCGGCCGTCAGCACCGGAGAGGATCCTCTGCGGGCGGCGGCCGCCGTTGCTGCTGCAGCGTCGGCAGTCGACGTCATCGCCGCTTCTCATCCGCAAGTTCGACCGGCCAAATTCCCCGAATACAAACACTAA